GCCGCGCCtgcacacaggtacacactcaGGTGTACACACAGGTAATatacacaggtacacacaggtacacacacaggtaataTACACAGGTGTACACACAGGTATATACACAGGTACATACAGGTAATatacacaggtacacacaggtacacactcaggtacacacaggtacacactcaggtacacacacaggtacacacacaggtatatacacaggtacacactcaggtacacacaggtacacactcaggtacacacacaggtacacactcaggtacacacacaggtatatacacaggtacacactcaggtacacacacaggtacacactcaggtacacactcaggtacacacacaggtatatacacaggtacacactcaggtacacacacaggtacacacacaggtatacACAGGTatacacaggtacacacacaggtatacacacaggtacactggtatacacaggtacacacaggtacacaggtacacacagctacacacaggtacacactcaggtacacacaggtacacacaggtagacactcaggtacacacacaggtacactcAGgtatacacacaggtacactcaggtacacacaggtacacacaggtacacacaggtatACACAGgtatacacacaggtacacacaggtacacacaggtaatatacacaggtacacacagaggtacacacaggtgcacacacaggtgcacacacaggtacacacacaggtacacactcaGGTACACACATAGGTATatacacaggtacacacacaggtgcacacacaggtacacacacaggtacacacacaggtacacacacaggtacacacaggtacagaGGTTGTTGTTTACTCACGTTGCCCTGGACGATGTAGTTGTCGTCGTTGCAGATGTCTCTCGCTAAACCGAAGTCACAGATCTTTGCAACACGACGATCAGTCAGCAGCACGTTCCTCGCTGCCACGTCTCTATggatacactgacacacacacacacacacacacacaggtacacaggtgagtgtgtgtgtgtgtgtgtgtgtgtgtgtgtgtgtgtgtgtgtgtgtgtgtgtttgtgtgtgtgtgtgttttcttacaTTTCGTGTGGACAGGAAGTCCAGACCCTGAGCCACCTGGTAGGAAAACCTCATGAGGGCACCGACAGACAGACTGTCCTTCTGCACAcctgagagacacagacaggtgagttcatgatgtgttcaggtgtatcaggtgtgttcaggtgtatcaggtgtgttcaggtgtgttcatggtgcatcaggtgtgttcatggtgtgttcaggtgtgttcatggtgcatcaggtgtgttcatggtgtgttcaggtgtgttctgGTATGTTCAGGTGCATCAGGTTGTTACCCAGGTGTTCTTGTCCTGGACTCAGTATCGGTTGCATCTCCTGATACTCTGAACAGCAGGAGATCCCACTgtcactgcaacacacacacagtgacatcacagttgACATCATAACAGTTGACATCATAACAGGTGACATCATAACAGGTGACATCATAACAGGTGTCGGGTTGTAACGACACTGTCAGGACTATGATTGGCCGTCAGGAATCACTCGAGGGAATCATCAGCCAATTAATCGTTTTCTTTCTACACTGAACTGTTAATGAACCCGATGATTATTGTCTTTGATTCATTAACAGTTTGTAAAACgtataaaaaatgttgattagaATTAATcgactttactgtaaaaaaaaaaaaagcagaaagttTGTGCTGATTCATCAATtactaaaatgttgattttcttttaattgactCATTTGttcaataattgattaattcagACGTGATGATAAATGATCATATTTCTACATTTGAATTAAACTTTCTATAAATGTGActaattaaactaattaatgattaataatgaaCAACTGATCATTTCAAGGATCTCGTCTTGTTATTATCTGTAAAATCATTGTTTgatttatgtttaatgtttaatgccaTTTATTAGACATGATTAAACTCACACAACGTATTAatttatataaacatacagtcaCATCCTGCGGTTACCTGTGCAGGTTCTGACTGATTCATTCatattaaatagtaaataattTCGGACCTCCTGAGCCGGGCGTGCTGGGAGGTCATGTTCTTATAGAAAGCTTCTCCCTCCACTTCATCCACACTCAGAATGGATGCCATGAAGTCGTGAGCGTGTCCCCGCAGGAAGTTGAGCAGGTCGCCATGGCTACAGTACTCAGTGATCATCAGCATGGGACCTGACGAAGAGACGACGTCAGAACAACAAGCTGCCAGCATGAATTAACTGTGATCATTAAGAACGGGGGCCGTCGTCACCTCCTCGGGTGCAGGCGCCCAGCAGGTTGACGATGTTTTCATGGTAACCAAGATGGCTGAGGATCTTCAGCTCTGACATCAGAGCTTCCCTCTCCTCCGAGTGAGCGCTCGCTGTTAACACAAGAGACGAGATTCACAGTGAAGCTCAGGTAACCACAGGTAACATTAAACGGTCACGTTGTCATGACGACGATCGACTGACGTTTCAGCATCTTCACGGCGACTCTGGTGACGTTGTCGTCGGTTCCCAGCCCGTACGCCGTCGCCTCGACCACCTTCCCGAACGCCCCCGAACCCAAAACAGCTCCTGTAGAAACAGATGGAGGGTCAGAGgaaaaacaaccaaccaaccaatcaacaaaccaaccaaccaatcaaccaaccagccaaccaatcaaccaaccagccaaccaaccaaccaaccaatcaatcttCAGGTTTAAGGCAGTATGAACTCATCATACCGAGGCGGAGATGGTCGCGGGGGAACTCCCACTTATAGTTGTACGGCAGCTGGGTGGGGTCAACAAAGGTGTAGCTGTTCCCGTCGCTGCTCTCGATGATCTTCCAGCGGATCTCATATTTAGGTttctgagagaagaagaagaagaaggaggagaagagggtcAGCAGGGTGACGTGGTGTTGAACGTGGTGTTGAACGTCTGTTCTTCACGTATGAAACACGCACCTGTCTCCACTTGTAGGAGACGACCAATAGGAGCAGGAACAGGAAGGCGGCAGCAGCCAGAGCACCAATCAGAGCGGGCGTGAGGAGCGTGGGCGGTTCCCCTGTAGAGGCTGAACAGTAGAGCAGCTGATAGATCAGAACAGAGCCGACCTGGAGCTCTGAGACGCTTCAGGAGTCAAATCATTCAAAACAAACCCAAAGCTGAGCCTCACAAAAAACACTCAGAACAGGAAGATACCAGAACGCTTTTATTCCTCATCAGCTGAGTGAAcaacatgtttatatttcatttaaagtgaCTGATTCTGGatttataataatgtattgATTATATTCTGTGACATGTTCAGGTTTTTCTAATACAAAACGTTTAGACTCTTACGAAGATTGAAGACTTTACGTGAATGTCCCACGAAGTTATCAGCGACACACtccactgtgacatcatcaccaggtgacagagggagaggcaggTGCTTCCTcaccacctccccctcctcctcctcctcctcctgtgatGTCACATCAGTAGGGGAGACCTGATAGGTGGACACGTTTCCACACCTGCAGAGGAGGTCATGTTAGTGTCCTGTAGCCCCGCCCTGACCgacagctgattggctggttaATACGTACGTGTCTCTGAGGCCGGGGCAGGTGAGCCAGAGgacggaggggggggggtaaccCGAGCTGCTGCAGGTCAGACTGCCGTTCTCCAGACTGATGAGAACACTCGGAGAACCTGAAAGAACCcaatttattgtctttatttactgaacacagaaaaataaagacatgaagAAGCTTTAAAGAAACTACCGACTGAAGCGTCTGCAGACAGGAACGGTTACAgctgggaggaagaggaggaggaggaggaggaggaagaggaggaggaggaggaagattaTCTTACGGTAGATTCGGAGGTCGATGTTCATGGAGCCGCTGAAGAACGAGTTGGAGAAGTGGAACGAGTACCGACCTCTGTCTACCTGACGGACCcgccgcagcagcagcatggcCTCCGACCTGCAGCATGAAACATACCACCTTAACTAAGCTTAACGCAACAATACCACCTTAACTAAGCTAAATGCAACAATACCACCTTAACTAAACCAAAACTCACCAGTGAGATTTCGTACATTTTTCGGCAGTGTATTTTAGCTGTTAGTGACGCTAACTTGTAGCCTTTAGCATGCTAACCTGTAGCCGTTAGCGGTGTAGCTCTCCTGATAAACCGTGTTGTTGACGTGTGTTGGTGTCACCCAGCGCTGGTTTCTGATTGGAGGATATGCCTCCATCACAAACGTTAGCATCACGTCTTGGGCTTCGTTAACCTCcgtcttgctgctgctgctgatgttagTATTTGTGTTCGTGCTAACGTTAGCAACCAGCTCTCCTTCCATCGACATGCTGCTTACGTTAGCATCAAGCTCCCCTTCCATCGACATGCTGCTTACGTTAGCATCACGTTCCCCTTCCATCGACATGCTGCTAACGTTAACAACACGCTCCCCTTCCATCGACATGCTGCTAACGTTAACAACCGAGGCCTCCCTGGTGTTAGCGTTAGCATGTTGCTTCAGGTAGATCTTCAGGTACGGACGATCTGTGAGAACAAGATAACGTTCAGAACAGGATAAttaatctgtgatgtcatcgtATGTGATGTCATCGTCTTACCCAGAACTCGGAGGTGTGTGGTTGCCGTGCCGACTGCCTCCTTGTTGTCAGCGGTACAGGTGTAGGCTCCGCTGTGAGTCAGACTGACGGAGGCTACAGTCAGCGTTTTGTTGATGTACACATGGTTGTTGACATAGTGACTGCTGGAGGTGATGCTCACCTGGaaacaaacaaccaatcagCATCATTGAtcactgacctctgacctgtccctaaccctaacctgcaGTCTGGTTTCTGTGCCTCTGGCTTGGTTCAGATCAGatctctctggccgcacacagTTCGTTCAActcaagaacctgagatccggctcctctccagtctctagtggtgttccccaggaCTCTGTCCTCGGCCGCCtgctgttcattatttatcttctggcTCTTGGTCACAATCTCAGGAGATTTCATATTCAACTcactgttacgctgatgatacgCAGCTCTATCTCTCCACTAAGTCTAcctccactctgccacccacaGCGTTGTCCCACTGCTTACTGGATATTAAATCCTGGTTGTCACTCAACTTTTAttaaactgaggtcctcctcatcgGTACCAGATTCACCTATCAggcacagaccaggtggactcagaatgcagagacagggacacaAGGAAGAAGAGTTCTCACGCTGTTTAATCAGTCCAAACTagtaaaaaaacaggaaatccaATTCACAGGGCATAAGTACAAAACTCTGGCCGAAAACTCAGAATCCGACAAACAAAATTGGTCAATAACAATAAACAGACGCTGGCACGTCGACAGAAAGCTGGCACGGAAGGGAAAGAACGCACCACATATATAGACTGGGAGTTAACGAGACACAGGTGTATCACATGAGGGGAAGAGAGGCAATCAACAGGAGGGAAAGAAGCTACACAAGGGAAAACATAcacacttcaaaataaaacaggaagtagacaagatACAAAACCTACCAAACAGACATTACAACTACCTCGCCCTGACAGCAccttagcaacactcaacactttctccatgacCATGAACTATTCCACCTTTCCTCTCCTAAGGGAAAGAGTCTGGGTCTCATCCTGGACAGCACTTTATCcttcgaagcccacatcaataatgTTACTCTGCATACTTCCATGTACTCCGTCCCTCActtacaccatcctacaccatcctacaccaacctacaccatcctacaccatcctacaccaacctacaccaacctgcaccatcctacaccaacctacaccaacctgcaccatcCTATATCTtcctacaccaacctgcaccatcctacaccatcctactgcaccatcctacaccaacctacaccaccctacaccaacctacaccaacctgcactactctacaccatcctacaccatccttaTGCACCATCCTACACAATCCTGCACCATTCTACACAATCCTGCACCATTCTACACCATCTTACACCATCCTACtgcaccatcctacaccatcctactcCATCCTAAACCAAACtgcaccatcctacaccatcctactcCATCCTGCACCATCCTAAACCAAACTGCAGCATCCTTCGCCATCTTAttccatcctacaccatcctacaccatccatCCTTCTGGTCTAGACCAGAATCAGAACTCTCTCTATAGACCACATCCCTCTTGCCCTATCTGCCCCCCGCCGCAGGAACTCTCCTCCACcaaacattcacatttctgactctgtctccacctttgaataccgcctgaaaacgcacatATAGAGTGACATACTCTGTCTCAAACTGACTATGTAATCACatccatatatatttatttatttatctttgtatAATTTTACTAAtcaatgttacctgatttaaattgttaaaggcgcctttaaataaaatgcattatattattattattatcaagaCACCCAACCTGGATcaggtgacctctgacccctcacCTGTTTATCGGGGCTTGTCCAGTCGACGCTGTAGGAGTGGGTGGGGTTACTGGCCAGACAGGTGACCTCAAACCGTTCACCTGCCAGAAGAACCACTTCCTGTTGGCTGACTGACACCAAGGGAGCAGGAAgccctgcagacagacaggtagagagacagacaggtgactgttagacaggtagatagacaaacagatagacagacagacagacgggtagaaagacagacagacaggtctTACTGGGCAGCACCAGCAGGTGTACAGCTTCGGACTCCACCTGTCTCCCGTCCTTCATCCCACAGCAGGCGTACTGCCCTTTAAACGTTGTCTGCAGCCGGTGGATCAGCGCTCCTCGgtgggggtcaaaggtcacgtTCATACCGGTGGGCAGGACCCCCCCGTCGCTGCCCTTTAATTGGAGGTTCAGGTTAGTGACGGACGGGTCGGTCACTAGACACATGAACAGGAAGTCTTCCCCCTCTTTGAAGGTGGGGGGTTGACTCTTGGGCGTCACGAACATGGTGGAGTGGTCTGACAGAGAAGGGGGTTAAAGGCAGTGTGAAATACCAAAATACAGAAGATTACATGTTGCAGGTAGAGGAGCAGCGGGTAGAGGAGCGggtagaggagcagcaggtagaggaggagcagcaagtagaggagcagcaggtagaggagcagcaggtagaggagcagcgggtagaggagcagcaggtagaggagcagcgggtagaggagcagcaggtagaggaggagcagcaggtagaggagcagcaggtagaggagcaggtagaggagcagcaggtagaggagcagcgggtagaggagcagcaggtagaggaggagcagcaggtagagGAGCAGCGGGTAGAGGAGCGGGTAGAGGAGCAGCGGGTAGAGGAGCAGCGggtagaggagcagcaggtagaggaggagcagcaggtagagGAGCAGCGGGTAGAGGAGCGggtagaggagcagcaggtagaggagcagcgggtagaggagcagcgggtagaggagcagcgggtagaggaggagcagcaggtagagGAGCAGCGGGTAGAGGAGCGGGTAGAGGAGCAGCGggtagaggagcagcaggtagaggaggagcagcaggtagagGAGCAGCGGGTAGAGGAGCGggtagaggagcagcaggtagaggagcagcgggtagaggagcagcaggtagaggagcagcgggtagaggaggagcaggtagaggaggagcagcaggtagaggaggagcagcaggtagagaagcaggtagaggagcagcaggtagaggagcagcgggtagaggaggagcagcaggtagagGAGCAGCGGGTAGAGAAGCAggtagaggagcagcaggtaaaGGAGCAGCAGGTAGAGGAGCAGGTAGAGGAGCAGCGGGTAGAGAAGCAGGTAGACGAGCAGCGGGTAGAGGAGCAGCGGGTAGAGAAGCAggtagaggagcagcaggtagagGAGCAGGTAGAGAAGCAGCAGGTAAAGGAGCAGCGGGTAGAGAAGCAGGTAGAGGAGCAGCGGGTAGAGAAGCAggtagaggagcagcaggtagagGAGCAGCGGGTAGAGAAGCAggtagaggagcagcaggtagagGAGCAGCGGGTAGAGGAGCAggtagaggagcagcaggtaaaGGAGCAGCGGGTAGAGGAGCAGCGGGTAGAGGAGGTGTCTTGTGATCAATGAAGTGAAAGCAACAGTGTTGAGTAATGTTTGGGAAGGGCCGTGTCCCCTGGTGCTGCTCCTGGATTTACTCACCTGTGACGTACAGGTGGACCCAGGTGTCCAGGTGCTCCAGGCTGCGGTTGGTGTACCCACAGCGGTACGTCCCAGTGTGTCTGGGCTCCGAGCTTCTGACCTCCAGAGGGTTGGGCAGCTCATTGTTGTACAGGAAGCGGAACGCAGTGACCGACCAGTGGACTGAACCGTTACCATGGCAACTGAGGGTGAAGGCAGAGCCGGGAGTCAGGACCGTCTCAGTTTGATTCGGCAGGAGGTCTGAATTCAGCTGGATAGACGGAGGAGGGGGttctgaaa
This Scomber scombrus chromosome 14, fScoSco1.1, whole genome shotgun sequence DNA region includes the following protein-coding sequences:
- the csf1rb gene encoding macrophage colony-stimulating factor 1 receptor 2, whose translation is MNKPPPPSIQLNSDLLPNQTETVLTPGSAFTLSCHGNGSVHWSVTAFRFLYNNELPNPLEVRSSEPRHTGTYRCGYTNRSLEHLDTWVHLYVTDHSTMFVTPKSQPPTFKEGEDFLFMCLVTDPSVTNLNLQLKGSDGGVLPTGMNVTFDPHRGALIHRLQTTFKGQYACCGMKDGRQVESEAVHLLVLPRLPAPLVSVSQQEVVLLAGERFEVTCLASNPTHSYSVDWTSPDKQVSITSSSHYVNNHVYINKTLTVASVSLTHSGAYTCTADNKEAVGTATTHLRVLDRPYLKIYLKQHANANTREASVVNVSSMSMEGERVVNVSSMSMEGERDANVSSMSMEGELDANVSSMSMEGELVANVSTNTNTNISSSSKTEVNEAQDVMLTFVMEAYPPIRNQRWVTPTHVNNTVYQESYTANGYRSEAMLLLRRVRQVDRGRYSFHFSNSFFSGSMNIDLRIYRSPSVLISLENGSLTCSSSGYPPPSVLWLTCPGLRDTCGNVSTYQVSPTDVTSQEEEEEEGEVVRKHLPLPLSPGDDVTVECVADNFVGHSRKVFNLPSTGEPPTLLTPALIGALAAAAFLFLLLLVVSYKWRQKPKYEIRWKIIESSDGNSYTFVDPTQLPYNYKWEFPRDHLRLGAVLGSGAFGKVVEATAYGLGTDDNVTRVAVKMLKPSAHSEEREALMSELKILSHLGYHENIVNLLGACTRGGPMLMITEYCSHGDLLNFLRGHAHDFMASILSVDEVEGEAFYKNMTSQHARLRSDSGISCCSEYQEMQPILSPGQEHLGVQKDSLSVGALMRFSYQVAQGLDFLSTRNCIHRDVAARNVLLTDRRVAKICDFGLARDICNDDNYIVQGNARLPVKWMAPESIFQCVYTVQSDVWSYGVLLWEIFSLGKSPYPNVAVDTNFYKMIKDGRHMAQPDFAPAEMYQLMTLCWSFEPTDRPTFKMIGQLIDRLLPASNETSPHHSEQLTYRNIDECREEEEEEEEEEATMKNIYQLS